The following proteins are co-located in the Ktedonobacteraceae bacterium genome:
- a CDS encoding SRPBCC family protein, producing MGQITVKSEAVLEAPAEDVYATIADYYQGHPRILPKEFEDLRVEQGGYGAGTIIRFKMRVMGSEQSFYQRVSEPEPGRVLVEQDINPPQQVTTTFKVDPLEQGQKSHVEISTTMKTSPGLRGLVERILVPMINPAVYRKELKLLEEVTRKRSTRA from the coding sequence ATGGGACAGATCACAGTGAAGTCAGAAGCTGTGCTTGAGGCGCCAGCGGAGGATGTATATGCTACGATAGCTGATTATTATCAGGGACATCCCAGGATTCTGCCCAAAGAGTTTGAAGATTTGCGGGTCGAGCAGGGAGGCTATGGAGCAGGAACCATTATCCGCTTTAAGATGCGTGTGATGGGATCTGAGCAATCATTCTACCAGCGGGTGAGCGAACCGGAACCAGGCCGGGTGCTGGTCGAGCAAGATATCAACCCCCCGCAACAAGTCACCACGACTTTCAAAGTAGATCCCCTCGAACAGGGACAAAAATCTCACGTCGAGATTTCCACTACAATGAAGACCAGCCCTGGTTTGCGGGGTCTGGTTGAACGAATCCTGGTGCCGATGATCAATCCAGCTGTCTACCGGAAAGAACTCAAGTTGCTGGAAGAGGTTACGCGCAAAAGAAGTACACGTGCGTAA
- a CDS encoding type II toxin-antitoxin system VapC family toxin encodes MVVYFLDSSAIVKRYFYEKGHDWVESLHDPIQGHALYIAQAALVEVVASICRKAREQNISFEERDSTIDDFRGDVQNIYSIWLIDNALYTAAGNLCRLYRLRAYDAIQLACAIAVREDISKTQLLQTEQPDFIFVSADVGLLTIASAAGLSVENPNNYV; translated from the coding sequence ATGGTAGTATATTTTCTTGATTCTTCGGCTATTGTGAAGCGATACTTTTATGAGAAAGGGCATGATTGGGTAGAATCACTTCATGATCCAATCCAGGGGCATGCACTCTACATTGCGCAGGCGGCTCTAGTTGAGGTAGTAGCAAGCATTTGCCGGAAAGCGCGTGAGCAAAATATATCTTTTGAGGAACGAGATTCTACCATTGATGATTTCCGAGGAGATGTGCAAAATATCTACAGTATCTGGTTGATTGATAATGCTCTATATACTGCTGCTGGTAACCTATGCCGCTTGTACCGATTACGTGCCTATGATGCCATTCAGTTAGCCTGTGCTATCGCGGTACGTGAGGATATTTCCAAAACTCAGTTGCTTCAGACTGAACAGCCTGACTTTATCTTCGTTTCAGCAGATGTTGGACTACTCACCATTGCTAGCGCCGCCGGACTTAGCGTCGAGAACCCGAACAATTATGTTTAA
- the larB gene encoding nickel pincer cofactor biosynthesis protein LarB gives MSLNERQSDQQPAGDRQQDLHRILSDDISSIIEIRADPERERRKGVPEVILGETKEPGQIIAMARSLLSASGRAIISRVQPGIVEVLREEFQGNEFRIREQARAVVIYRPDYVRRSTGGLVGVISAGTSDIPVAEEAALIAEEMGCHVTRIYDVGVAGLHRLMEPLRNLLSNGVDVIIVAAGMDGALPSVVAGLVPVPVIGLPTSIGYGMGGKGVAALLSMLQTCVPGLSVVNIDNGVGAGSTAAIIANRVAQAREHQAQ, from the coding sequence TTGTCATTGAACGAACGGCAAAGTGATCAACAGCCTGCTGGTGATAGACAGCAGGATTTACATAGAATTCTGAGCGATGACATCTCATCGATAATCGAGATACGTGCAGATCCCGAACGCGAAAGGCGTAAAGGCGTCCCGGAAGTAATTTTGGGGGAGACAAAAGAGCCGGGGCAAATCATAGCGATGGCCAGGAGCCTGCTTTCGGCTTCTGGACGTGCGATTATCAGTCGCGTCCAACCTGGGATCGTAGAGGTACTGCGTGAGGAGTTTCAGGGAAACGAATTTCGTATTCGCGAACAGGCTCGGGCAGTAGTTATTTACAGGCCTGACTATGTGCGACGGAGCACGGGAGGGCTTGTTGGTGTAATCAGTGCTGGCACGTCTGACATTCCGGTGGCAGAGGAGGCGGCTCTGATTGCGGAAGAGATGGGTTGTCATGTAACGCGCATCTATGATGTGGGGGTAGCAGGATTGCATCGCCTGATGGAGCCCTTGCGGAATCTCCTCTCCAACGGTGTGGATGTGATCATTGTTGCAGCGGGTATGGATGGTGCGTTGCCGTCAGTAGTGGCAGGACTGGTTCCTGTCCCTGTTATTGGTTTGCCAACCTCAATTGGCTATGGTATGGGCGGCAAAGGTGTCGCCGCGTTGCTTTCGATGTTACAAACGTGTGTGCCGGGTCTTTCTGTGGTCAACATCGACAACGGCGTAGGCGCGGGAAGTACCGCCGCGATTATTGCTAATCGCGTGGCACAGGCGCGAGAACATCAAGCGCAGTAG
- a CDS encoding PadR family transcriptional regulator, which yields MESLEAYPITYGMLGLLALWGPLSGYDLKHLSDHILAPMWGVVQSQVYKELRRMKELGWVRMEREEQESRPDRKVYSITEQGYAALRSWQAQPPDVFQIRDELLLKVLFGIFASPGDLARNLRTSITEHQMRLLAYRQNALSMPMQGAFRHDNKRPNPYTTESQENPYLNLIARFAIAFEQTYLQWLYEALEMVESPEGQPSEDEE from the coding sequence ATGGAATCGCTTGAAGCCTATCCAATCACTTATGGCATGCTCGGCTTGCTGGCTTTGTGGGGACCTTTATCAGGATATGACCTGAAGCATTTAAGTGATCATATCCTGGCACCGATGTGGGGAGTGGTGCAGAGCCAGGTCTATAAAGAATTGCGGCGCATGAAAGAACTTGGCTGGGTCAGGATGGAGCGAGAGGAGCAGGAATCGCGTCCCGACCGCAAGGTCTACTCTATTACGGAGCAAGGCTACGCGGCATTACGAAGTTGGCAGGCACAGCCACCCGATGTCTTTCAAATTCGTGATGAATTGCTGCTCAAAGTCCTGTTTGGCATCTTCGCCTCTCCTGGCGACCTGGCACGGAACTTGCGTACCAGTATCACCGAGCATCAAATGCGTCTGCTCGCCTACCGGCAGAACGCCCTCTCCATGCCTATGCAGGGAGCATTTCGGCACGATAACAAACGCCCAAACCCCTACACTACTGAGAGTCAGGAAAATCCCTATCTCAACCTGATTGCTCGCTTTGCCATCGCTTTCGAGCAAACCTACCTGCAATGGCTATACGAAGCGCTGGAAATGGTTGAATCCCCTGAGGGGCAACCATCTGAGGACGAAGAGTGA
- a CDS encoding O-antigen ligase family protein, with the protein MIDRLGQQVNSLDPVESPSGEEEKKARSTSFWRMRAIEAGMILSMALYYVACNPNIRIHSMHLPAQNLNPLYSLPFLLIFAILCWYRFPVAIALLPLSLPFCYVQKDVTQNLRFSLVEITLYTCVTVGILQYLVYLLRRKKWPYQLSWSALRNRYGPFLLPIGIFFLAALVSIAIAYSQRNAARAFREEVFGPLLYVVLIFLCLRTRQDLLRLLLALFGSGLIVALIGAVQYFFFRSTIVPDVDGLRRVTAVYSSGNGIGTFFDYMLPLGLAIICSRLSWKWRLPILICCLPFLFVLYESGSRGAILLAIPAALVFIVAFAIRNRRILLIASISFIVVASIVGSLYSQKIVNAILDAHTSSNGQSTVLERPWLWLTALDMIHDSPWLGYGMDNWLCHFSNSYYNVCLYPNGFPGGKWVPGSPPHPPLHAYWITRTPSGQPTGLGSQPTLSHPHNVFLQVWVSIGIFGLLAFLSILVLFYWTFARLLRYLAKIGPPDYELQRTLLIGIGAGMLAALVQGLGDSSFLEQNLSFCFWILVAALLLIRFRLRMPWRR; encoded by the coding sequence GTGATTGACCGGTTGGGTCAACAGGTCAACAGCCTGGACCCAGTTGAAAGTCCCTCTGGAGAGGAAGAGAAAAAAGCGCGATCTACGTCTTTCTGGCGTATGCGGGCTATCGAAGCCGGCATGATTCTTTCGATGGCGCTCTATTATGTTGCCTGCAATCCGAACATTCGCATTCATTCTATGCATCTGCCGGCGCAAAATCTCAATCCCCTCTATTCTCTGCCATTTTTGTTAATTTTCGCGATATTATGCTGGTATCGTTTTCCGGTTGCTATTGCCCTGTTGCCCCTTTCTCTACCGTTTTGTTACGTGCAAAAAGATGTAACCCAGAACCTGCGTTTTAGCCTGGTAGAGATTACTTTATATACCTGCGTAACTGTCGGCATATTGCAGTATCTCGTCTACCTTCTTCGACGGAAAAAGTGGCCTTACCAGCTCTCGTGGTCTGCTTTGCGCAATCGCTATGGCCCGTTTCTCTTGCCCATAGGCATCTTCTTCCTGGCGGCGCTGGTCTCGATTGCGATTGCGTATTCGCAGCGCAATGCCGCGCGCGCCTTTCGCGAAGAGGTTTTTGGTCCGCTGCTCTATGTCGTGTTGATCTTTTTGTGCCTGCGCACCCGCCAGGATTTGCTGCGTTTGCTGCTGGCCTTGTTTGGCTCTGGTTTGATCGTTGCCTTGATAGGTGCCGTACAGTATTTCTTCTTTAGAAGTACCATCGTTCCAGACGTAGATGGTCTCAGGCGCGTTACAGCCGTTTATAGCAGTGGGAACGGGATTGGCACCTTTTTTGATTATATGCTCCCGCTGGGGCTGGCCATCATATGCTCTCGTCTTTCATGGAAATGGCGCCTTCCCATCCTGATCTGCTGTCTCCCCTTTTTGTTCGTGCTGTATGAGAGCGGCTCGCGCGGCGCGATTCTGCTGGCAATACCCGCCGCGCTGGTATTTATCGTCGCGTTCGCCATTCGCAACCGTAGAATATTGCTGATCGCCTCCATCTCTTTTATAGTCGTGGCGTCTATTGTTGGCAGCCTCTATTCACAAAAAATCGTCAATGCTATCCTGGATGCGCATACCAGCAGCAACGGGCAGAGTACGGTTCTGGAACGCCCCTGGTTATGGCTCACTGCTCTTGACATGATTCACGACAGCCCCTGGCTCGGCTACGGCATGGATAACTGGCTCTGCCATTTCAGCAACAGCTATTACAACGTCTGCCTGTATCCCAACGGTTTCCCCGGGGGCAAATGGGTGCCCGGATCGCCTCCTCATCCACCGCTGCATGCCTACTGGATTACTCGCACCCCCTCTGGCCAGCCAACCGGCCTCGGCAGCCAGCCAACCCTATCGCACCCGCACAATGTCTTTTTACAGGTCTGGGTCAGCATCGGCATTTTCGGCTTGCTGGCCTTTCTCTCCATCCTGGTCCTCTTCTACTGGACGTTCGCTCGCCTCTTACGCTATCTCGCGAAAATAGGCCCGCCCGATTATGAGCTGCAGCGCACCCTGCTCATAGGTATCGGTGCCGGAATGCTGGCCGCGCTTGTGCAGGGCCTGGGTGACAGTTCTTTCCTGGAGCAGAACCTGTCGTTCTGTTTCTGGATACTGGTTGCCGCCCTGCTCCTCATTCGTTTTCGTCTTCGCATGCCCTGGCGTAGATAG
- a CDS encoding DUF1848 domain-containing protein, which translates to MIISASYRTDIPTFYGEWFMNRLRAGYCKTVSPYARRFYTIDLTPGYVDGFVFWTKNIGPFLKYLPEVRQRGYPFIVQHTITGYPRELEYRVINYTHTVEHMKALAENYGPYVAVWRYDPIVISSLTDADWHRRNFEHLARALEGSTDEVVISFAQIYKKTRRNMDWAAKEFGFQWHEHEVMSLENIRNLIAGLAQVAGSHGMQVKICSQRDFVIPGVTQEARCVDAERLEKVSGKLLTNRIRLKGNREECGCYESRDIGEYDTCPHGCVYCYAVQHRDLALERYKAHDPTSEFLFPHDDSVAADEEMERQQIIPALQVRKKKKLLGERDSSLHSE; encoded by the coding sequence ATGATAATCTCGGCCAGTTACAGGACCGATATCCCGACCTTCTACGGTGAATGGTTTATGAACCGTTTGCGGGCCGGCTATTGTAAGACGGTTAGCCCCTACGCGCGTCGCTTTTACACCATCGATCTTACGCCCGGATACGTGGATGGCTTTGTCTTCTGGACTAAAAATATTGGCCCTTTCCTTAAATACCTGCCGGAAGTGCGGCAGCGCGGTTACCCGTTCATTGTGCAGCATACCATTACGGGCTATCCACGCGAGCTGGAATACCGGGTCATCAATTACACGCATACCGTCGAACACATGAAGGCGCTGGCGGAGAATTATGGGCCATACGTCGCGGTCTGGCGCTACGACCCCATTGTGATCTCATCTCTCACGGATGCGGACTGGCATCGGCGCAATTTCGAGCACCTTGCCCGCGCTCTAGAGGGATCGACGGACGAAGTGGTTATCTCGTTCGCGCAAATCTACAAGAAGACGCGGCGCAATATGGACTGGGCGGCAAAAGAGTTTGGCTTCCAATGGCACGAACACGAGGTCATGTCGCTAGAGAATATAAGGAATCTGATTGCCGGGCTTGCCCAGGTAGCGGGTTCACATGGTATGCAGGTGAAGATTTGCTCCCAGAGAGATTTCGTCATTCCGGGTGTGACCCAGGAGGCGCGCTGCGTCGATGCGGAGCGGCTTGAGAAGGTTTCCGGCAAGCTGCTGACTAATCGCATCAGGCTCAAAGGTAATCGCGAGGAGTGCGGCTGCTACGAGTCGAGAGATATCGGCGAATACGATACGTGCCCGCATGGATGCGTGTATTGCTACGCAGTGCAGCATCGCGACCTGGCGCTGGAACGCTACAAGGCACACGACCCCACGAGCGAATTTCTGTTTCCCCATGACGATTCTGTGGCGGCAGATGAGGAGATGGAGAGACAACAGATTATTCCGGCACTACAGGTTCGGAAAAAGAAGAAGCTCCTGGGTGAGCGAGATTCTTCGCTTCACTCAGAATGA
- a CDS encoding KGG domain-containing protein, with amino-acid sequence MANNKRGPEPGSQKAKRGGQAVREKYGAEFYSRIGKKGGETVKEKRGPQFYAEIGKKGGESTKRQQGSEFYSKIGKKGGERGRAVAADKE; translated from the coding sequence ATGGCAAATAACAAACGCGGACCAGAACCTGGGTCACAAAAGGCGAAGCGAGGCGGCCAGGCCGTACGTGAAAAGTACGGTGCGGAGTTCTACTCCAGAATCGGCAAAAAAGGCGGCGAAACGGTCAAGGAGAAACGTGGGCCACAATTTTATGCTGAGATTGGAAAGAAAGGTGGCGAGTCCACGAAGCGCCAGCAAGGCTCCGAGTTCTATTCTAAAATTGGGAAAAAAGGCGGAGAGCGCGGTCGCGCTGTCGCAGCTGATAAAGAGTAG
- the mutM gene encoding DNA-formamidopyrimidine glycosylase, which yields MPELPEVEYTARQLRHAIVDATIAGALVFWQRSIGHPDLPDFLAGIAQSRILGVRRRGKFLVMDLEGELLLTIHRRMSGNLLLLPPGWEIDTSLRESDLATWDRKGPTFSIRETHSEQQGNQQTIVSSPKTAYCRVCFNLTDGRRLLFTDPRKFGRIELWPREQEAEALERLGPEPLSDEFTVESLAQRLVGRRGAIKQVLLSQEVIAGLGNIYADEALFYARIHPLRRAGSLTVEEVRWLHEGIIAVLTLGIEHGGTSFNEYRDLWGEAGDNYDHVRVYQQEGKPCPRCGTLIERIVVGQRGTHFCPTCQKLIPE from the coding sequence GTGCCAGAATTACCCGAAGTAGAATATACTGCCCGCCAGCTACGACATGCCATCGTAGATGCAACCATTGCGGGGGCGCTTGTCTTTTGGCAGCGCTCTATCGGCCATCCCGACCTGCCCGATTTTCTCGCCGGAATCGCGCAGAGCCGTATCCTTGGAGTTCGACGGCGCGGGAAATTTCTGGTGATGGACCTGGAAGGAGAGCTGCTTTTGACCATTCACCGGCGTATGTCGGGGAATTTGCTGCTGCTGCCGCCTGGTTGGGAGATCGATACGAGCTTGAGAGAGAGCGATCTGGCGACATGGGATCGAAAAGGGCCAACCTTTTCTATACGCGAAACTCATTCCGAGCAGCAGGGAAACCAGCAAACCATCGTATCCTCTCCTAAAACGGCGTATTGCCGCGTTTGCTTCAATCTTACCGACGGGAGGCGCCTGCTCTTCACCGACCCACGCAAATTTGGACGCATCGAGTTATGGCCGCGAGAACAAGAGGCGGAGGCGCTGGAGAGGCTGGGGCCGGAGCCTTTAAGCGACGAATTTACGGTGGAAAGCCTGGCGCAGCGCCTGGTGGGGCGCAGGGGCGCGATCAAACAGGTGCTGCTGTCGCAGGAGGTGATAGCGGGCCTGGGCAACATTTACGCGGACGAGGCCCTTTTCTACGCCCGCATTCATCCCCTACGCCGCGCAGGGTCGCTCACGGTGGAGGAAGTACGCTGGTTGCACGAGGGGATTATCGCGGTGCTGACGCTCGGCATCGAACACGGGGGTACATCCTTCAATGAGTATCGCGACCTGTGGGGTGAGGCAGGCGATAACTACGACCATGTTCGCGTCTACCAACAAGAGGGAAAGCCCTGCCCACGCTGTGGAACGCTTATCGAGCGCATTGTGGTTGGTCAACGCGGAACCCACTTCTGTCCTACATGCCAAAAGCTCATACCGGAGTGA
- a CDS encoding DUF3267 domain-containing protein, with amino-acid sequence MSLTIIDRFHPDLAREEQKAVDAEQIQKLEELELLEPEQLQPLAKISLQMLGIGAVFFVVLNYAAYFWRTRTLALHLTWGSVLLWLAINIAGYVLILPIHEVVHALAFLFWGGRPYFGTKLPLALYCGAKNQLFHRDQYLVIGLAPLVVLTLAGIIFTLLNPVLASYTLFASLGNVSGAAGDVWTVARLLRYPKSALVEDTEAGYRVWEVA; translated from the coding sequence ATGTCCTTAACTATCATTGATCGCTTTCACCCTGACTTAGCACGTGAGGAGCAGAAAGCAGTAGATGCCGAGCAAATTCAGAAGCTCGAAGAACTTGAACTGCTCGAGCCTGAACAATTGCAGCCCCTGGCAAAAATCAGCCTGCAAATGTTGGGTATCGGCGCGGTATTTTTCGTCGTGCTGAACTATGCCGCCTATTTCTGGCGAACGCGCACGCTTGCCCTGCATCTTACCTGGGGAAGTGTGCTGCTGTGGCTGGCAATCAATATCGCCGGCTACGTGCTTATCCTGCCAATTCATGAAGTTGTGCATGCGTTAGCCTTCCTATTCTGGGGTGGCAGGCCCTATTTTGGCACGAAACTGCCGCTGGCGCTCTACTGTGGCGCGAAAAATCAGTTGTTTCACCGCGACCAGTATCTTGTGATCGGCCTGGCCCCGCTCGTTGTGCTGACCCTGGCAGGCATTATCTTCACCCTGCTCAATCCCGTGCTGGCGTCGTACACGCTCTTTGCCAGCCTGGGTAACGTCTCCGGCGCAGCGGGCGATGTCTGGACTGTTGCCCGATTGTTGAGGTATCCAAAATCGGCGCTGGTGGAGGACACAGAGGCGGGGTACAGGGTCTGGGAAGTGGCGTGA
- a CDS encoding hybrid sensor histidine kinase/response regulator — translation MDSPHILLVDDDRALLQALPHMVALRIHGVQVDTSDTAQGALEQIQEHDYDAIVTDIKMPGMDGLELLAKIQELRPEIPTLLITGHADQSLIIQALRYGAYDFIEKPIDRVYFVAALHRAIQARQLRRQVQEQQHALEQHAQTLEQLVEQRTRELLVANELMDSLVRDLLDYSLIQSGEFVLHPERCNLVELCQQVLDAYTTGAGLALVFESDAAPVEVDVDRERIGQVLIHLLSHARKHSPVGTPISITLHHSHKAAIIEVRDSGIGLEHELLPHIFEPFYRAPEIEAPATMRPNISPGLYLSRYIIEQHGGSIEVQSIPGEGNIFSIMLPLATSSTEEEVNDLVSAGRVSSPFQPPRWLVS, via the coding sequence ATGGATTCGCCTCATATCCTTCTCGTTGATGATGATAGAGCGTTACTGCAAGCACTGCCTCATATGGTTGCTCTGCGCATCCACGGCGTACAGGTCGATACTTCCGATACAGCCCAGGGAGCGCTCGAGCAGATTCAGGAGCATGATTACGATGCCATTGTCACCGATATCAAGATGCCGGGCATGGATGGACTGGAGCTGCTGGCAAAGATACAGGAACTGCGCCCAGAGATACCAACCCTACTGATTACCGGGCATGCGGATCAGTCACTGATTATCCAGGCCCTGCGCTATGGAGCCTATGATTTTATTGAAAAACCTATTGACCGTGTCTACTTTGTAGCCGCGTTGCATCGCGCCATCCAGGCGCGTCAATTACGACGGCAGGTGCAGGAACAACAGCACGCTTTAGAACAGCACGCCCAAACGCTTGAGCAACTGGTGGAGCAGCGCACGCGGGAACTACTCGTGGCCAATGAACTCATGGACTCACTTGTCCGTGATCTGCTCGATTACTCTCTCATCCAATCAGGTGAATTCGTCCTCCACCCGGAGAGGTGCAACCTGGTCGAACTATGCCAGCAGGTACTGGACGCTTATACGACCGGTGCAGGTCTTGCATTAGTCTTTGAATCTGATGCGGCGCCGGTAGAGGTCGATGTGGATCGCGAGCGCATTGGTCAGGTACTCATTCACCTGCTTTCACATGCGCGTAAGCATTCCCCAGTTGGAACTCCTATCTCGATCACCCTACATCATTCTCATAAAGCAGCAATTATAGAGGTGCGAGATAGCGGTATTGGTCTGGAGCATGAGCTACTGCCTCATATCTTTGAGCCATTCTATCGCGCCCCAGAAATTGAAGCGCCAGCTACGATGCGTCCCAACATCAGCCCTGGACTGTACCTTTCACGATATATCATAGAACAACACGGGGGGTCTATCGAGGTTCAGAGTATTCCTGGTGAAGGTAACATATTCTCTATCATGCTGCCGCTTGCCACCAGTTCCACAGAGGAAGAGGTGAATGATCTGGTTTCTGCGGGGCGTGTATCATCGCCCTTTCAGCCACCGCGCTGGCTTGTTTCGTGA
- a CDS encoding PhzF family phenazine biosynthesis protein gives MAQTIFQVDAFTDKPFAGNPAGVCVLSRLRDDAWMQNVAREMNLSETAFLLKEADGYNLRWFTPAVEVDLCGHATLASAHILWEEGYLKPEEQARFSTRSGLLTAERKDDWIEMNFPATPEEAAEAPDGLIEALGVPAAYVGRNKFDYLVEVDSEEVVRNMQPDFTLLAKVPVRGVIVTSIPSKQGYDFVSRFFAPQVGVPEDPVTGSAHCCLGPYWSKRLGQKEFVAHQASPRGGTIRVRVEGDRVYLGGQAVTVLKGELVGE, from the coding sequence ATGGCACAAACAATTTTCCAGGTTGATGCATTTACAGATAAACCATTCGCGGGCAATCCTGCGGGCGTGTGTGTCCTGTCCAGGCTACGGGACGATGCCTGGATGCAAAATGTAGCGCGTGAGATGAACCTGTCTGAAACCGCTTTCCTGCTGAAGGAGGCAGATGGCTACAATTTGCGCTGGTTCACGCCTGCTGTGGAGGTTGATCTCTGCGGGCATGCGACACTCGCCAGCGCGCATATTCTCTGGGAAGAGGGATATCTGAAGCCGGAGGAGCAGGCGCGTTTCAGCACTCGCAGCGGCCTGCTGACGGCCGAACGTAAGGACGATTGGATCGAGATGAACTTTCCGGCCACGCCTGAGGAAGCTGCCGAGGCTCCCGATGGTTTGATAGAGGCGCTGGGCGTACCAGCAGCCTATGTCGGCAGGAACAAATTCGATTACCTGGTCGAGGTGGACTCGGAGGAGGTGGTACGCAACATGCAGCCGGATTTCACGCTGCTGGCGAAGGTACCCGTGCGAGGTGTGATAGTGACGAGCATTCCCAGCAAGCAAGGCTATGATTTTGTCTCGCGCTTTTTCGCGCCGCAGGTGGGCGTTCCCGAGGACCCGGTGACAGGCTCCGCGCACTGCTGCCTGGGTCCCTACTGGAGCAAGCGCCTGGGGCAAAAAGAATTCGTGGCCCACCAGGCCTCACCCCGCGGTGGTACGATACGTGTGCGCGTGGAGGGTGACCGGGTTTATCTTGGTGGACAGGCAGTGACGGTTTTAAAGGGAGAACTGGTCGGAGAATAG